Genomic window (Zingiber officinale cultivar Zhangliang chromosome 2B, Zo_v1.1, whole genome shotgun sequence):
aaaaataaaataaaactaatgtgacatttggttaaatgatgggaatgactatgagtATAAGTTTGGTAGTAAGATGGAATAGGAAtgagaattaaaataaaactacCTAATTATATGAGTTTAATTGATTcctataaatttaaaaatcattctcAAATTATCATtcttaaatataatataaatttttttattattattttattctctCATTCTTAAATTCATCAACCAAATCCCTTCCAATGCTTGAGGACTATTATTAAGGAACATGTGTGTCCGGAAGGATAATTTattcatgcatatttatcatctCCTACTATGCTGGAAGAAgtcatattattttattattttccagTAAAGAATGCGCATATTTCAAATCGGAAAATTATGAAAAGTAGCACTAAGTCTAATTATTCAAGTGGGGCCTAACGAAGTGGTGCGGCCCACAGTTTTATACTCAGGTGGAGCATAGTGGTAGACTGATGATTCCGTTGGTCTTCGATGTGAATGTTTTTTCGATGGgagtatttttttttagatttattttgataGTCTATAAAAATTTTTATGGAGCAATTACATCCATGATTAATcagtttaaataattaaaatcttaaattatcaaaaaaataaaattgggaAGTCATATTTTTGTTGAACTTGAGAGATAGATGCATCTCGATTAGCTCTTATAAATCAAATTAAAGAGATTTATGTCACTTATAAAcagttgatttttttaaaaaaaatcatatatccagtttttggatttattatatctAAAACTACGATTCTCTTCTCGCTAAACAAGATAATCAGAATTTTACCTCGATAATTCGATATCATGAGTTACTATTATATTATAAACAATTGATCGATATATTTGAATCGACTATTCAATATTAATCAATTGATAATGTTCTCAATAGTTTGATAGATTAATTGAAAATTTGATCGATTCAATTTATTTGtaaacaaattaatttaattaatttggatttatttgattttttaaattcgTTTTTGAACAGATTTTTCATCCCATTGGTCAACAAACAACTGGTCATCAGAATTTTACAACGATATCATCGTCTATTCGGCTAAAAGGATGAATCAGTAGAGGAACTGATTACATGGAATTATAAGATTACATAATGCTTTACTATTTTTTTCTCAGTTTAAACAACAATCCAACAACCAACACCACAATTTCATCAATATCTGCAATCTAATCACACACTATGACATCCATTCCACTCCTGCCCAGATGCTGACAGGGTCGATCTCCCCGTCTCCGTCAAACTCCATTGGAAGCGAACTGCTCTCTGCTCCATGAAAGCTCCCAAACTGGTACGGCGAAGAAGAGAAAAACTGCTCCTCCATGGGCCCAAAGGAAGGCGCAACCTGCCCCACAAAGTACTCCTCCTCTCCTTCAACTTTCAGCGCCGCCGCACTCTGTTCCTGATCGTGCTGCTCGAGGCAAGTGTGGTCACCATGGTAGGTGACGTCGTAGACCGAGGGGTCGTCGTCCGATCGCTGCACCTGCTTCTTCGCGGGGCATCCGTGCGAGGCCCGATGAGCGCACCGGAAATAGGCCCTGCGGCGATCGAGAAAAGCTCGTCAGAATGGTTTTGGTCGAATGAGATCGACTGCACTACTGTTCTGTAACTGTAGTGACTAATGACTGACCTTGGATATTTAGCTCCGAGAATCTCTTTCTGGCCATACTTCCTCCATGTGAAGCCGTCGCCCTCCCCCTGGCCTTTCACTCCGCCGGACACCGAGCTCAGCCTCACCTGGCACCTCCATGATGGCAGCAGCGACATCCTGCAATTGAAACCAGAGAATTAATCCTTCATCGTCGGTCGGCTTCACGGCCATGTGGGTCAGTACTGCGTGAATACGAAGCACGTGCCTTCTTCTGGGCGTCAAGGTACGAGGTCGCAGGGCGAGCGAGGAGAACAGAGACTGATCGTGGCCGGCTTTAGTGCTGAAGGATTCGGCCATGAGAAATGAGTTGCGGATGGAGGAAGCGATCCTGGGAGTTAGAGCCTTGCAGAGGTCAAGGCAATGCAGATTTAACTCCAGCTCCTTGAGCAGCTCCTTGGCTTGGCTGAGCTCGGCGAGCAGAGCAGCAGCGCAGGCATTGCTCTCCATGGACGCAGCTAGCTGTCAAGAAGCAGGGGAATGGATATATCAGCTCCAGTTTCCGACGCTGTGCTGTGCTGTGCTGTAGTAGAAGATCGATCGAAGTGCTTCCCGAGCGAGTTATATAGAATGGGGCTCAATGAAGAAGCGCGTGGAAATTCAACGGCGAGGGATTTGCCAGACAAAACGAGTCGCTGGGAGCCCGGGATGCGAAGTGGAGTATATGAGATTTTGCACGTGAGAAATTGTGGGGAAGAGGACGAGAACTAACTACTATTGGAATGGAACGTGTAAACCTCAACAAATACATCCTCTCTGTTGACTGAGGTGCTGTCTCAGAAGGAGACTTCTTATTAAccgtacttttaaaaaaaaaattatagagttTTTTTTATATAGGACCGTTTCAGatcattataaaaaattttacttggataattttttaaattaatttattgtcTAAGTGACTTATAAATGATAAATATATAGACATGTGTGGTATGAGATTTCGAATTCAAGTCCCTTTAGtaataaataaatttctcttTGAAGAATCTGTTGACTGAGATATTATTTCAGTAGTGGGAGTTCTTATCAATACAAATGATACCGTGCCTCTAAAAAATTCCTTAAGGATTTTGGATGGATCACTATAAAAATTTTATTCAGATAATTTTTTTATACCAGGACATAGCACAACTAAAGATACATAATTTTATGACCAAGTGGTTATCCTCAAAATATCATTATTTGAAATTAATATCTCGATCATACACATttccaaattttaattataattatgtatCTATATTTATCTCTCCGAAGGAGAAATGCATATTTTATtcgatcatttttattttttaaaaaaaatattttccactTTTTTGCATGCTCCTAGTGGCCTCGGCAATTGGCATATTGGTTGGGCGGGCCCATTAATGTGACTATTTTTTGCACGAACTCAGGAACAGCATGAGCCAAGTGCCATGTTGAGCGACACTAAACCGATCGTTGCTTTTAAAAAATCCGTAGCGAGAATTTAGatagttaaaaatgaatttatccaatttaaaaaattaattatttagttaaaaaattaattaagtattattaataaaaattaaatataaaaatgataaaaaaatatatatataattgactcataaaatataatattatttaaacaCCTTAATAAtgacctaaattttttttaaaaaaaaatattattttaagtcattagattctttaaaaaaattacaaagaGAGTGTTTCATTTTAttctgaaaatattttaaattatctgTTACGTATTATTTACTATATTAAACAATGTTATAGCCCACGCTGTCACACCTTTATTGATCTTCCACAGTTCCACTCCAACTCGTTGAAACACGGAAGGTTACGACTGATGTAGAATTTTTAGGTTTGGGATCAACAAATTGCAAGAGCACTTCAGGAGCACCCAGTCGGTGCTATTTCGAGAATCGTGTACGGCATATCTCACCTGATTGACCTCATTTGCCAAAAGTAGGTCGACACGTGCAGCAAAAACACACACGGTGTATGGTGATATAAGTTAATTTCAATTTCCGAAGGATTTAGAAAATTTATCCTCACAAAGACATATCTAGGATGATCACGCATCGAGTTGATTTAATTATTAGAGTTAAAAATTCTTTGATTCTATTAAATTAGATAATACAATATTAAGTTCTACATCTAATTTTATATCTGACAATTCTTATATATAAGATATCtgtaatattaaatataaatataacaaaataaaataaaataaaatattttaaaataataatagacattactcattccACATGATAACAGCTAATCGACAGTAGCTATTATAATATATAGCAGCTTATCGACAGCAGCTGCTACAACATCTAGCAACTTATCGATAGTAATTGTTACAAGTAAAGGTGATCGTGAATCAAATTAATTCggttattaggataaaaaattattcGACCTTACTAGATCAAATAATGTAATATCAGAATCCTATATTGATATAGGTCGATATAAGTGGATTGATCAATTTGACAAGTTAATTGCACACTCTAGACATatctataaaaatatattatataataaaaattaattgataaataccATTGATAAAGAGCATCCTGAAAAGAATACTTTCTTTTAATTTATACATTCACGGCAGATTAAGACATTCACGGCAGATTAAGAAAGAtatttttgaaagaatattttattaattataatttatgtgTATATCAGTGCATCCATGAAAGTACAGTAGCTGATACTATAGtgaaaataattatctaaatttaataaaataaaaaatttattttaaattttaatattataaaaaatttaatatggaTGCTCTCAGACTACTATTACtctaaaattatttatttcatatcaaaaatatttaaagagGACAGTTAGGTTCCTTAATGGAGCCGTCCTGCCCTAATCGAATAACGGCAGCCAAACTTGAATATCtgtattattaaataataataataataataatagtaaaacGTGCACGCAGAGACAAGATCAAACCACTTTTTTATGATCTAAGAGATGTACCACTCATATTTATGGTCGGATCATGGTCTCGATCCGACCGTAAATGGTTGCGATCCCTTCTTAGGTTTACCGTCTCTATCAGGTTATATTTTTTATTCGGAGCGGACGATCTTCGGTGGTGGATAAATGGCCAGATTATTGGGCGTCGAGCGAGGGTGTCATCTGGACGGTCTCCGGCCACCCGCTcagaataaaaattataatttaatagaGATGATGAATCTAAGAAAATATCATAATTATTTATGATCAAATTGTGATTATGATCCAACTATATATATGGGTGATATATCTCCTTgactataaaaataaaatagtccAGGATATATGTGCTCACGCGCGCACACTGTTTTTTTGTCTACGTAAGGAAACATTAGCCAGATGCAGCGAACGTTACGACGCAGAGACGAAAAACGGAAAGCATCGATGGCCACGTGGGGCCATCTGGACACGGCGCATGAATAAAAATATCAAAGTATCAAAGCTTGATCGAGACACGATATACAAATTAGTCGAACTCTTGTTCACAATACTTCACACTAATCACACTTAGCTATTACCATTCAATGACTCTCTGTCTATGAGGCTTTCTCCGGTTGGATTAATTGTCATTGGTCATTGAGTGAATCATGGTCGATTGTTTTATTTGTTACTCGCATGTTCTTATTTAGTCAAGTCTAAGCCGCAAATATAATCCAAATAGAACGCTATCTATGTGGCTTATGAGCTAGATCATGAATGGTGCGAATTGAGCCACGCCCGAGGCTCGTTGACTCAACCCCATCACTCAAATccaatccaattttaattttaaaattcatgtaTTGTAATTATTTctcaaattattataatatacaaTAATCAATTCATTATTGTGGGaagactattttttaaaatattgttataataattttaattaaaactattctGATGAGCAATTTAGGTGAAAAGCTGCTCaaacataaattaaatttaaataaaatttggaGCACTTTAACTCAAGTTGaatgatattttaattataaaatattttcttttcattctgattggggagacGAATATCAAGttctccatcgtcatcttgtctcttgtggaattgttcatcgaatTTTTTGTCCTCatactccagaacaaaatggctctgctgagagaaaacatagacatatagttgaaactgctttagctcttcttcatcatgcatcggttccgcgtaaattttgggatgaagctgttagcactgcagtatatctcataaatcatcttcctactccattgctcaatcgTAAGTGTCCTTTTAAAAACCTTTATAATCAAACTcctgattacactttccttcaaatttttggttgcgcatgttgtCCATGGTTACAcccctattctaaacacaaacttgactctcgttcactacaatgtgtttttcttggttatagcaatttgcaccatggttatcgttaCTTACATATATCAACAGgccgaatttatatttcacgacatgttacttttgatgagtctctattccctttttcggtagcttcttcgatctctcctccagatacaagtggTACCTTCTTGATGCCACCTAATATTGTTAGAAGTGATGAcatcctaggtcctgctccggaactctctaataactcctctataccatcagaatcaccttaGGTTGCTGCTCCAATTTTGGAAGTCTCGCCGGTCGAAGATAATATACTCTCTAGTTCTggatcctcggataatgcaagtccgtcatctacatcaccatgtcagcctacttcctcgtcTCCATTAACAAGTGATCCAGATGATAATGCTCTTtgtcgcatgcttcccattagtgatattTATGAGCATTGTCCAtcaaatgcaactcgatatccccttccacgagctctagtagtctcttcaaaatctattgaaccaacttgttttacacAAGTAAGCAAGGATCCAAACTAGTGTAGTGCAATGACTACAGAATTTAATGCACTTCTTCGAAATGGAACATGGAGTTTAGTTCCACGCgctccctcaatgaatgttgtgggctctaaatgggtattccgtcttaagcatcgagctgatggttctcttgaactgcacaaagctcgacttgtagctaaaggatttagtcaacaaccaggcattgactttaatgatacttttagctctgtcatcaaaattacatctgtcagactattattatcaatagttGTTAGTTCTAATTGCTCTGTACGAtaattggacatttcaaatgcatttctctatggtcatcttgaggaaactatatttatggagcaaccatctgggttcattcatccacaatttctatctcatgtttgccaacttaagaaatccttatatgctcttggacaagctcctcgtgcatggttttcGGGCTCAagaattttctggatcaaagactgactcgtctttatttcacaaatataatgatggatctatgatattttttcttatttatgtggacgacattcagATAACCGGTAATGATCAGAAGGGTATAACAACTTTATTAAGCCTTCTCAAACAATaatttcctactcgagatttgggtaAGTGTGGCGTCCTCTTAGAGggtcggccaaaaatatccggccaggaATATTTTTCGGGTTAATGCATGTCCGCCCGAATGACCTCCACAagagccttggtgcacctcctTCAAGATGTACTCGACGTCTTCCGCTCCGACGCATTTGAGGAGGGGCCTGGAGAAGGCTCTCTTGTATAGCTGGTCACCTATTAAGGTGAACCGTCTGACCCTCTTCTTCAGTAAGCAAGCTTCTTCCGAATCGGCCGGTGCAACTCTCGACCTCAAGAACTCTATCAAGACTGTTCTCCAGTTGTTCGGGAAGGTTATCCCCTCCATCTGGTTGATGTGTGCCACAAGTGAGACCTGCTCGATTGGTTGACCTATGACGATTGGCGTCAGCGAATTGGCTAGTTTCGCTAACTCGTCCGCCACCTAGTTGTCCAattgggggatcttctgtatgaggACCTCTTGGAAGTTGGCTTTCAATTTCTCGAAAGCTTCCGCATAAAGCCGGAGTCGGGTATTACTGATCTCGAACGTTCCAGACAGCTACTGAGCGATCAGctgagagtccgagtggatgaagACTTTAACTGCCCCTACGTGTCGAGCTGCCTGTAGGCTAGCTATCATcgtctcatactctgcttcgttattagTTGCTCGATAGTCTAGCTGAACGGGCAACTGCATCCAGTCCTCCCGAGGCGAGATAAGTAATATGCTGACCCCGCTGCCCTGCCGAGTGGATGGGCCGCCCATGTATCTTCCATGTTGCTGTCGGCTCATCACTTTGAACTTCTACGATGAAATATGACAAGGCTTGAGCCTTGATCGTTGCTCAGGGTTAATACTGAATGTCAAACTCGCTCAGTTCGGTCGTTCATTTGATGAGCCTGCCTGACGCTTCCGGGTTGAGAAGGACTCGCCCTATGGCACTGTTAGTCAACACTATGATCATGTGCgctaggaagtatggacgaagcctCCGTATATGCTAGTTTTTCAAGCCGGTATAGCGAGATTtagcatccttcaatatatgactcagaaaatatacaggttgttgatcCTGGTCATTCTGCCTAACTAAAGCTGATCCAACAGCATATTTGTTGGATGACAAATAAATCCACAGTGGCGCACCCAtaatcggcttggctaatacaggcAAGGAGTTCAGGTACTCCTTCAGCTCTACCAGCGTCTAGTCACACTCgacatcccattggaatttggtagCTCGTCACAGTATTTTGAAGAACGGCAAGCTCCGATCGGACAATTTTGAGATAAATCTTGATAGCGCCGTGATCCGCCCGATCAGTCCCTGTGCCTCCTTCAGGTTCCGAggcggcggcatgtcttgcaaagctttgatcttgctcgggttggcttcgatgccccgctcggtgactaTGTAGCCCAGAAAGCATCCGCTCTTTGCTCTAAATAGacacttgctcgggttcagctttatGTCATATGTCCTTAGAGTCTAGCAAGTCTCGTTGATATCTGCGCATAAATCAGTAGCTCAGAGGGATTTAATCAGTATATCATCGACGTATATCTCCATATTGCAGCTGATCTGTCAtcagaacactttgttcattatcCTTTGATAGGTGGCTCCGACATTCTTCAGTTCGAATGACATAACGTTGTAGTAATATGTCCCGTCGATCGTAATggagctgaccttctcttggtcttcttgagtgagcgacacttggtggtaatcctgatatgcgtcgagcatgcagatcaatttgcagcccgacgtcgagtccaccatttggtctatctTGCGCaacggatagaagtccttcgggcacgccttgtTTAGATCGCGGAAGTCGATGTAGATCaaccatttgttgcccggcttggagactagtacaacattggctagccagctcAGGAATTAGACTTCCCTGATATGGTCGGCCTCCAGCAGTTTCTCTATTTCCGCCTGGATGATCACATTCTGTTctgcgctgaaatcccttttcctttgcttGACTGGACGAGCGTCCgatcggacgtggagctcgtgctgagccacgcTCGGGGAGATGCCAGGAAGTTCACGTGTCGACCAGGCGAACATGTTGTGATTTTGTTGGAGGCAGGCGatcagctctgccttcttctcctccccCAGGTCGCCGGCGATGAAGGTTGTAGCTTTCGACTGGTTTGGGTGGATCTcgacctcctccttttcctcgtATACTAGAGTAGGAGGCTTCTCAGTGATAGCGTTTACCTCTAGCCGTGGAGTTATTCGAGCGGCCTTtgcctcggtcttgaccatctctACATAGCAGCGGCGAGTAGCCAGTTGGTCGCCTTTGACCTCGCTCACCTGATCGTCTACTAGAAACTTTATCTTTTGGCAGTAAGTCAAAACCACCTCCCGGAACTTGTCGAGGGCCGGTCGGCCCAAGATGATGTTGTAGGCTGATGGTGCGTCCACCACTATAAAGTTGGTGGTCCGGGTCCACCACTATGTTGTAGGCTCgcttcgatcaatttgcagcagctctaacgccttcttgaaaatgatgttcaccgaactccccaTGTCGACGAAGGTCCGATGAATGGTTTAGTTGGCgatcaccgctcggatgatcagagcatcatcatgagggatctccactccctccaagtctcTCAGACCAAAGCTGATCTGGGggccttcggccttctccttgttgcacccgatgacgtggatctccaacAGCCGGGCGTTTGACTTCCTGGCTCAGTTAGAGTCACCGTCAATCGGCCCTCCGGTGATCATGTCTATCTCTCCTCGGGGAgtgttgttcttgttttcttcttcctgaGCGGATGACCTATTTCGCTCGACGGCGACTCTAGAGGGATCAGTGTTATCCCTCTGCTGTTATTGGTGATGTTGCTCGGATGACCTTCTTTCATCCTCTCGCTGCCTGGTAGATTAATGCCGATCTCGCCGATCAGGCGAAGGA
Coding sequences:
- the LOC122048976 gene encoding transcription factor WRKY19-like isoform X1, translated to MESNACAAALLAELSQAKELLKELELNLHCLDLCKALTPRIASSIRNSFLMAESFSTKAGHDQSLFSSLALRPRTLTPRRRMSLLPSWRCQVRLSSVSGGVKGQGEGDGFTWRKYGQKEILGAKYPRAYFRCAHRASHGCPAKKQVQRSDDDPSVYDVTYHGDHTCLEQHDQEQSAAALKVEGEEEYFVGQVAPSFGPMEEQFFSSSPYQFGSFHGAESSSLPMEFDGDGEIDPVSIWAGVEWMS
- the LOC122048976 gene encoding transcription factor WRKY19-like isoform X2, whose amino-acid sequence is MSLLPSWRCQVRLSSVSGGVKGQGEGDGFTWRKYGQKEILGAKYPRAYFRCAHRASHGCPAKKQVQRSDDDPSVYDVTYHGDHTCLEQHDQEQSAAALKVEGEEEYFVGQVAPSFGPMEEQFFSSSPYQFGSFHGAESSSLPMEFDGDGEIDPVSIWAGVEWMS